One window of the Pseudomonas lurida genome contains the following:
- a CDS encoding OmpP1/FadL family transporter: protein MKKVMLKTTLSLAVAMASSHLFASGFALNEQSVSGMGTGFAGRSSSADDASTVYGNPAGMARLSGQQITGGVAAIDASTDISNVSGNTNTTGSNKGDMVPFTAVPFGFYTNKLNDQWAVGFGVYAPFGLVTDYESGFQGRGFGSKSEVKVMTFQPTVSYAFNDKVSIGFGPTINRISGVLESDVSLPQVPGSGPNNIKIKGDDTALGFNFGVLVQATDTTRVGLTYHSKVKYKLEGHTEVTPGTGVPGIALRGNRYDASLKIDTPESWDLSVTQDMNDAWKLYAGATWTRWSRLKDITVNNEGVTAVSGGGVAPALVGTIKEDQNWHDTWAYAVGTSYQLTKQVVLRTGLTFDQSPTNNTDRSPRIPTGDRTIFSVGLGYAVMDNMTIDLAYSYLKEEDVKVQRTNALRQTYNAKYENSANGFGLGLTYKF, encoded by the coding sequence ATGAAAAAAGTAATGCTCAAGACCACACTTAGCCTCGCCGTTGCCATGGCCTCTTCCCACCTGTTTGCAAGCGGTTTCGCATTGAACGAACAGAGCGTCAGCGGAATGGGGACGGGTTTCGCAGGTCGCTCTTCTTCTGCCGATGATGCAAGCACTGTTTACGGTAACCCTGCCGGTATGGCTCGCCTGAGTGGCCAACAAATCACGGGCGGTGTTGCGGCCATTGATGCTTCGACCGATATCAGCAATGTCAGCGGCAATACCAACACCACCGGTAGCAACAAAGGTGACATGGTGCCCTTCACAGCCGTTCCATTCGGCTTCTACACCAACAAACTCAACGACCAGTGGGCTGTCGGCTTCGGCGTCTATGCTCCGTTCGGCTTGGTAACAGACTACGAAAGTGGTTTCCAAGGCCGTGGCTTCGGCAGCAAGAGCGAAGTGAAGGTCATGACCTTCCAGCCGACTGTCAGCTACGCTTTCAACGACAAAGTCTCCATCGGTTTCGGCCCGACCATCAACCGGATCTCTGGTGTACTGGAGTCAGATGTTTCGTTGCCTCAGGTTCCAGGCAGCGGCCCGAATAACATCAAGATCAAGGGTGACGACACCGCCCTGGGCTTTAACTTCGGTGTTCTGGTTCAAGCCACCGACACCACTCGCGTGGGCCTGACCTATCACTCGAAAGTGAAGTACAAGCTCGAAGGCCATACTGAAGTGACCCCGGGCACGGGTGTTCCAGGCATTGCCTTGCGCGGAAACCGTTACGATGCTTCGCTGAAAATCGATACCCCTGAGTCTTGGGATCTGTCGGTCACTCAGGACATGAACGATGCATGGAAACTGTATGCAGGTGCCACCTGGACCCGCTGGAGCCGACTGAAAGACATCACCGTCAACAACGAAGGCGTAACCGCTGTCAGCGGCGGCGGCGTTGCCCCGGCCCTGGTCGGCACCATCAAAGAAGACCAGAACTGGCACGATACCTGGGCATATGCCGTTGGTACTTCGTACCAGCTGACCAAGCAGGTTGTACTGCGTACCGGCCTGACCTTCGACCAGTCGCCCACCAACAATACCGATCGCTCACCGCGCATCCCGACAGGCGACCGTACGATCTTCAGCGTGGGCCTGGGCTACGCGGTCATGGATAACATGACCATCGACCTGGCTTACTCTTACCTCAAGGAAGAAGACGTCAAAGTGCAGCGCACCAACGCCCTGCGTCAGACGTACAATGCCAAGTACGAAAACAGCGCCAACGGTTTCGGCCTGGGCTTGACCTACAAGTTCTGA
- a CDS encoding glutathione peroxidase, giving the protein MHMRWLAVPVLMAIGSAALAASCPPLLEGQLPKLRAKESIDLCQRFAGKPLVIVNTASFCGFAPQFKGLEALYQRYKGEGLEVIGVPSDDFKQEAKTGEETAKVCYVNYGVTFTMTEPQKVKGPDAVHLFKMLAQQTDAPPKWNFYKYVVDRQGKVIANFSSLTKPDSPDLIKAVEEAIASKP; this is encoded by the coding sequence ATGCACATGCGCTGGCTCGCTGTACCCGTCCTGATGGCCATTGGCAGTGCCGCCCTGGCCGCCAGTTGCCCGCCGCTGCTAGAAGGCCAATTGCCCAAGCTGCGCGCCAAGGAATCCATCGACCTGTGCCAGCGCTTTGCTGGTAAACCGCTGGTGATCGTCAATACCGCCAGTTTCTGCGGGTTCGCTCCGCAATTCAAAGGCCTCGAAGCCTTGTATCAACGCTACAAGGGCGAAGGGCTGGAAGTAATCGGCGTGCCGTCCGATGACTTCAAGCAGGAAGCCAAGACGGGTGAAGAGACCGCCAAGGTCTGCTACGTGAATTATGGCGTGACCTTCACCATGACCGAGCCGCAAAAGGTCAAGGGGCCGGATGCGGTGCATCTGTTCAAGATGCTGGCGCAGCAGACCGACGCGCCGCCGAAGTGGAATTTCTACAAGTACGTGGTGGATCGGCAGGGCAAGGTGATTGCCAATTTTTCCAGCCTGACCAAGCCGGACAGTCCGGACCTGATCAAGGCCGTGGAGGAGGCGATAGCGTCCAAGCCTTGA
- a CDS encoding MFS transporter, producing MWRTSGWILVGSALILALSLGVRHGFGLFLAPMSSEFGWGRETFAFAIALQNLIWGLAQPFTGALADRFGATKAVFVGGVLYAVGLVLMGMSDSAWSLSLSAGLLIGIGLSGTSFSVILGVVGRAVAPEKRSMAMGIASAAGSFGQFAMVPGTLGLISWLGWSAALLALGLMVALILPLVAMLKDKPLPVLAGQQTLREALKEACSHSGFWLLAFGFFVCGFQVVFIGVHLPAYLVDQHLPATVGTTVLALIGLFNIFGTYTAGWLGGRMSKPRLLTGLYLLRAVVIVLFLWAPVTEVTAYLFGMAMGFLWLSTVPLTNGTVATLFGVRNLSMLGGIVFLFHQLGSFLGGWLGGVVYDRTGNYDLIWQVAILLSLLAAALNWPVRERPVARLQAQMEAA from the coding sequence ATGTGGCGCACCAGTGGCTGGATTCTTGTGGGGAGTGCGCTGATCCTGGCGTTGTCGTTGGGCGTGCGACACGGTTTCGGCCTGTTCCTTGCGCCGATGAGCAGCGAGTTCGGCTGGGGTCGTGAGACCTTCGCCTTTGCGATCGCCTTGCAGAACCTGATCTGGGGGCTGGCGCAGCCGTTTACCGGTGCCCTGGCCGACCGTTTCGGTGCCACCAAAGCTGTGTTTGTCGGCGGTGTCCTCTACGCCGTGGGCCTGGTGTTGATGGGGATGTCCGATTCAGCGTGGTCGTTGTCCCTCAGTGCTGGCTTGCTGATTGGTATCGGTCTGTCTGGCACGTCGTTCTCGGTGATTCTCGGTGTGGTCGGCCGGGCCGTGGCTCCGGAAAAACGCAGCATGGCGATGGGCATTGCAAGCGCTGCTGGTTCGTTTGGACAGTTTGCAATGGTGCCGGGCACCTTGGGCCTGATCAGTTGGCTCGGCTGGTCTGCAGCACTGCTGGCACTGGGCCTGATGGTGGCCCTGATCCTGCCACTGGTCGCGATGCTCAAGGATAAGCCGCTGCCGGTGCTCGCCGGCCAGCAAACCCTGCGTGAAGCCTTGAAGGAAGCGTGCTCCCATTCCGGTTTCTGGCTGTTGGCCTTTGGCTTTTTCGTCTGCGGTTTCCAGGTGGTGTTCATCGGCGTGCACTTGCCGGCGTACCTGGTGGACCAGCATTTGCCGGCCACCGTCGGCACCACGGTATTGGCGCTGATTGGCCTGTTCAATATCTTCGGCACCTATACCGCCGGCTGGCTGGGTGGGCGCATGTCCAAGCCCCGTTTGCTGACAGGCTTGTACCTGCTGCGCGCGGTGGTGATCGTGCTGTTTCTGTGGGCACCGGTCACCGAGGTCACCGCCTACTTGTTTGGCATGGCCATGGGCTTCCTGTGGCTGTCCACCGTACCGCTGACCAACGGCACCGTCGCGACGTTGTTTGGTGTGCGAAACCTCTCCATGCTCGGTGGGATCGTGTTCCTGTTCCATCAGCTCGGCTCGTTCCTGGGTGGCTGGTTGGGTGGGGTGGTCTATGATCGAACCGGCAACTACGATTTGATCTGGCAGGTGGCAATTCTATTGAGCCTGCTCGCGGCGGCGCTGAACTGGCCGGTGCGTGAGCGGCCGGTGGCGCGATTGCAGGCGCAGATGGAGGCAGCATGA
- a CDS encoding MarR family winged helix-turn-helix transcriptional regulator → MLASQCLCTNLRRAARGVSRHYDGALDGFGINVAQYSLLCNLQRLDQPSISSLAEAMGLDRSTLGRNLRVLEGEGLVQLVEGDDLRNRLVKLTEDGEARLAAALPAWEAAQQKLIDQLGAEKRETLLALLDELA, encoded by the coding sequence ATGCTTGCCTCCCAATGTTTGTGTACCAACCTGCGACGTGCCGCCCGTGGCGTCAGCCGGCATTACGACGGCGCCCTTGATGGCTTCGGGATTAACGTTGCCCAGTATTCTTTGCTGTGCAACCTGCAGCGACTCGACCAGCCAAGCATTTCCAGCTTGGCCGAAGCCATGGGCCTGGATCGCAGCACCCTGGGGCGCAACCTGCGGGTGCTGGAAGGCGAGGGCCTGGTGCAGTTGGTAGAGGGCGACGATTTGCGTAACCGCCTGGTGAAGTTGACCGAGGACGGTGAGGCACGACTCGCCGCCGCGTTGCCCGCCTGGGAGGCGGCGCAGCAGAAATTGATCGATCAACTCGGCGCGGAAAAACGCGAAACCTTGTTGGCCTTGCTGGACGAACTCGCCTGA
- a CDS encoding adenosylcobinamide-GDP ribazoletransferase, giving the protein MLPFWIALQFLSSLPIRLPGMPQPQELGRSLLFYPLVGVLFGVLLWALNTALMGAPLLLHAALLLTAWVLLSGGLHLDGLADSADAWLGGFGDRERTLTIMKDPRSGPIAVVTLGLVLLVKFTALVALIEQHNGAALILAPLIGRASMLALFLTTRYVRAGGLGQALSDHLPRIVGQQVLILSGLACILIGGFSGGVAVLLAAICFVALRQLMVNRLGGTTGDTAGALLELLEVAVLVGLAL; this is encoded by the coding sequence ATGCTGCCGTTCTGGATCGCCCTGCAATTTCTCAGCAGCCTGCCGATTCGCCTGCCGGGCATGCCGCAGCCCCAGGAGCTGGGACGCTCATTGTTATTTTATCCGCTCGTGGGCGTGTTGTTCGGCGTGCTGTTGTGGGCACTGAACACCGCGTTGATGGGCGCGCCGTTGTTGCTGCACGCGGCGCTGTTGCTGACAGCCTGGGTGTTGCTCAGTGGTGGCCTGCACCTGGACGGCCTGGCAGACAGCGCCGATGCCTGGCTGGGTGGCTTCGGCGATCGCGAGCGTACGCTCACGATCATGAAAGACCCTCGCAGCGGGCCCATTGCCGTGGTCACCCTTGGGCTGGTGTTGCTTGTCAAATTCACCGCGTTGGTGGCTTTGATCGAGCAACATAACGGCGCGGCATTGATCCTGGCACCGTTGATCGGCCGCGCATCGATGCTGGCGTTGTTTCTCACCACGCGCTATGTGCGTGCCGGTGGATTGGGCCAGGCATTGTCGGATCATTTACCGAGAATCGTCGGTCAACAGGTGCTGATCCTCAGCGGTCTTGCGTGCATCCTGATCGGTGGCTTCAGCGGTGGGGTTGCCGTGCTGCTTGCGGCTATCTGCTTTGTGGCGTTGCGCCAACTGATGGTCAACCGCCTGGGCGGTACCACGGGCGACACTGCAGGGGCCTTGCTGGAGCTGTTGGAAGTCGCGGTGTTGGTCGGCCTGGCCCTGTAA
- the cobC gene encoding alpha-ribazole phosphatase family protein → MILHLDLLRHGETERGGGLRGSLDDALTAKGWAQMRDAVVTQGPWDRLVSSPLQRCARFADELGARLNLPVTLEKDLQELHFGAWEGQSAAALMETDAEGLGLFWADPYSFTPPDGEPVSAFSDRVLGAVARLHQAYAGERVLLISHGGVMRLLLAQARDLPREQLLNVEVGHGGLFNLQVCADGALKEVG, encoded by the coding sequence ATGATTTTGCACCTGGACCTGCTGCGCCACGGCGAAACCGAACGGGGTGGCGGCCTGCGCGGTAGCCTCGACGACGCCCTCACCGCCAAGGGGTGGGCACAGATGCGCGACGCGGTGGTGACGCAGGGGCCGTGGGACCGTTTGGTCAGTTCGCCACTGCAGCGTTGCGCGCGGTTTGCCGACGAATTGGGTGCTCGGCTCAACCTGCCAGTGACGCTCGAGAAGGACCTGCAAGAGCTGCACTTCGGCGCCTGGGAAGGACAGAGTGCGGCAGCCTTGATGGAGACCGACGCCGAGGGGCTGGGGTTATTCTGGGCTGACCCCTACAGCTTTACGCCACCGGACGGCGAGCCCGTCAGCGCTTTTTCCGATCGGGTGCTGGGTGCAGTCGCACGCTTGCACCAGGCCTACGCTGGTGAGCGTGTGTTGCTGATCAGTCATGGCGGTGTGATGCGGCTGCTGCTGGCGCAGGCGCGCGACTTGCCCAGGGAGCAGCTGTTAAATGTCGAAGTCGGTCACGGTGGGTTATTCAACCTGCAGGTGTGCGCTGACGGCGCGCTGAAGGAAGTGGGGTAG
- the cobT gene encoding nicotinate-nucleotide--dimethylbenzimidazole phosphoribosyltransferase, with protein MTDTWWLNPCKAIDAQAYEHALARQQQLTKPAGSLGQLEALAVQLAGLQGQVKPSVDRLWIAIFAGDHGVVAEGVSAYPQAVTGQMLQNFVSGGAAISVLARQLDAQLDVVDLGTVTPSLELPGVRHLNIGTGTANFVHGPAMTEAQGQLALQAGRDSARRALANGTQLFIGGEMGIGNTTAASALACALLDCQVSDLTGPGTGLNAQGVSHKVAVIERALALHAGQHGDALQTLFNLGGFEIAALVGAYLACAQEGIVVLVDGFICTVAALVATRLNPACREWLVFGHGGAEPGHRHVLQSLDAKPLLELGLRLGEGSGAALAVPLLRLACALHGQMATFAEAAVADRPA; from the coding sequence ATGACTGACACCTGGTGGCTCAACCCTTGTAAGGCGATCGACGCGCAGGCATACGAACACGCTCTGGCACGCCAGCAGCAACTGACCAAGCCGGCCGGCTCTCTGGGCCAACTGGAAGCGCTGGCAGTGCAATTGGCTGGCTTGCAGGGCCAGGTCAAGCCATCGGTGGATCGGCTGTGGATCGCCATCTTCGCTGGCGATCATGGCGTGGTTGCAGAAGGAGTGTCGGCATATCCCCAGGCAGTCACTGGGCAGATGCTGCAAAACTTCGTCAGCGGTGGCGCGGCCATCAGCGTATTGGCGCGGCAACTGGATGCGCAGTTGGACGTGGTCGACCTAGGGACAGTAACGCCGTCCCTGGAGCTGCCCGGTGTGCGTCACCTGAATATCGGCACGGGCACCGCTAACTTCGTCCACGGTCCGGCGATGACCGAGGCCCAGGGACAGCTCGCCCTGCAAGCCGGTCGTGACAGTGCACGGCGTGCGTTGGCAAACGGAACGCAACTGTTTATCGGTGGCGAGATGGGCATCGGCAACACCACCGCTGCCAGTGCGTTGGCGTGTGCCTTGCTTGATTGCCAGGTCAGCGACCTCACGGGGCCGGGCACCGGGTTGAACGCCCAGGGCGTCAGCCACAAGGTGGCGGTGATCGAACGCGCACTGGCGTTGCATGCCGGCCAGCACGGTGATGCATTGCAGACGTTGTTCAATCTTGGCGGCTTTGAGATTGCCGCGCTGGTGGGTGCGTATCTGGCCTGTGCCCAGGAAGGCATCGTGGTGCTGGTGGATGGGTTTATCTGTACCGTCGCGGCGCTGGTCGCGACGCGCTTGAACCCGGCGTGCCGCGAGTGGCTGGTGTTCGGCCATGGCGGTGCCGAACCGGGTCATCGCCATGTGCTGCAGAGCCTCGACGCCAAGCCACTGCTGGAACTTGGCTTGCGCCTGGGTGAGGGCAGCGGTGCTGCGTTGGCGGTGCCGTTATTGCGCCTGGCCTGTGCGTTGCACGGGCAAATGGCGACCTTCGCCGAAGCCGCCGTGGCGGACCGCCCGGCATGA
- the cobU gene encoding bifunctional adenosylcobinamide kinase/adenosylcobinamide-phosphate guanylyltransferase: protein MLQLILGGARSGKSRLAEKLASDSALPVTYIATSQPLDGEMNERVALHRQRRPDHWGLIEEPIELARVLRENAAAGQCLLVDCLTLWLTNLLMLEDAGRLAFERDQLLETLASLPGELIFVSNETGLGVVPLGELTRRYVDEAGWLHQALAERCQRVVLTVAGLPLTLKGTAL from the coding sequence ATGCTTCAACTGATCCTCGGCGGCGCCCGCTCCGGCAAAAGCCGCCTGGCCGAAAAGCTCGCCAGCGACAGTGCCTTGCCTGTCACTTACATCGCCACCAGCCAGCCATTGGATGGCGAGATGAACGAGCGCGTCGCCCTGCACCGCCAGCGTCGTCCGGACCATTGGGGCCTGATCGAGGAGCCGATTGAACTGGCGCGTGTGTTGCGGGAAAACGCAGCCGCCGGGCAGTGCCTGCTGGTGGACTGCCTGACCTTGTGGCTGACTAATCTGCTGATGCTCGAAGACGCCGGGCGCCTGGCATTCGAGCGCGATCAACTGCTGGAAACCCTGGCCTCGCTGCCGGGTGAACTCATTTTTGTCAGCAACGAGACCGGTCTGGGTGTCGTGCCGCTGGGCGAATTGACTCGCCGCTATGTGGATGAAGCCGGTTGGCTGCATCAAGCCTTGGCCGAGCGGTGTCAGCGTGTTGTCCTGACCGTCGCCGGCCTGCCCCTGACTTTGAAAGGTACTGCGTTATGA
- a CDS encoding cobyric acid synthase, translating to MSTLMVQGTTSDAGKSTLVTALCRWLVRQGVAVAPFKPQNMALNSAVTAEGGEIGRAQAVQAQAANLAPHTDMNPVLLKPNSDTGSQVIIHGRAVTSMNAVAYHDYKAIAMQAVLASHARLSHAYPVVMVEGAGSPAEINLRANDIANMGFAEAVDCPVLLIADINRGGVFAHLVGTLELLSPTEQVRVKGFIINRFRGDIALLQPGLDWLEARTGKPVVGVLPYVMDLHLEAEDGIDQRQIDKAAQVLKVVVPVLPRISNHTDFDPLRLHPQVDLQFVGPGQPIPASDLIILPGSKSVRSDLAYLRANGWETAVARHLRYGGKVLGICGGLQMLGEQVHDPLGLEGPAGTSDGLGLLSFSTTLEQEKQLRNVRGRLLLEDAQVSGYEIHAGVTTGEALSNAAVLLDDGRSDGAQSDDGQILGTYLHGLFESPAACSALLRWAGLQDVQEVDYHALRERDIERLADLVENHLDTELLRNLCGI from the coding sequence ATGAGTACGCTGATGGTGCAAGGCACCACCTCTGACGCCGGCAAAAGTACGCTGGTGACGGCGCTGTGCCGCTGGCTGGTACGCCAGGGCGTCGCAGTGGCGCCATTCAAGCCACAGAACATGGCGCTCAATAGCGCGGTGACGGCCGAAGGCGGCGAGATCGGCCGCGCCCAGGCGGTGCAGGCCCAGGCCGCCAACCTGGCGCCGCACACCGACATGAACCCGGTATTGCTCAAGCCCAACAGCGACACGGGTTCGCAAGTGATCATCCATGGCCGCGCCGTGACCAGCATGAACGCGGTGGCCTACCACGACTACAAAGCCATTGCGATGCAGGCGGTGCTGGCTTCTCACGCTCGATTGAGCCACGCCTACCCGGTGGTGATGGTCGAAGGCGCGGGCTCGCCGGCGGAGATCAACCTGCGCGCCAATGACATCGCCAACATGGGCTTTGCCGAGGCGGTCGACTGCCCGGTGCTGCTGATCGCCGATATCAATCGCGGCGGCGTGTTTGCCCACCTGGTCGGCACCCTGGAATTGCTGTCGCCCACGGAACAGGTGCGGGTCAAAGGGTTCATCATCAACCGCTTTCGCGGTGACATCGCGTTGTTGCAACCGGGCCTGGACTGGCTGGAAGCGCGCACCGGTAAACCGGTGGTGGGCGTTCTGCCCTACGTGATGGACCTGCACCTGGAAGCCGAAGATGGCATCGACCAGCGCCAGATCGACAAGGCGGCGCAGGTGCTCAAGGTGGTGGTGCCGGTGTTGCCGCGCATCAGCAACCACACGGATTTCGATCCACTGCGCCTGCATCCTCAAGTGGACCTGCAGTTTGTCGGCCCGGGCCAGCCCATTCCGGCCTCCGACCTGATCATCCTCCCAGGCTCGAAAAGCGTGCGCAGCGACCTGGCCTACCTGCGCGCCAACGGCTGGGAAACCGCTGTGGCGCGGCACTTGCGCTATGGCGGCAAGGTGCTGGGTATTTGTGGCGGCTTGCAGATGCTCGGCGAGCAGGTGCACGACCCGCTAGGCCTGGAGGGGCCTGCCGGCACCAGCGATGGCCTTGGGCTGCTGTCGTTCAGCACCACGCTGGAACAAGAGAAACAACTGCGCAATGTGCGCGGGCGGTTGTTGCTGGAGGATGCGCAAGTCAGCGGTTATGAGATCCATGCGGGCGTGACGACCGGCGAGGCCTTGTCGAATGCGGCGGTGTTGCTCGATGACGGTCGCAGCGATGGCGCCCAGAGTGACGACGGGCAGATCCTCGGCACTTACCTGCACGGGCTGTTCGAAAGCCCGGCTGCCTGCAGCGCCTTGCTGCGCTGGGCTGGGTTGCAGGACGTGCAGGAGGTTGACTACCACGCCTTGCGCGAGCGCGATATCGAGCGCCTGGCTGACCTGGTGGAGAATCATTTGGATACTGAGTTGTTGCGCAATCTATGTGGGATTTAA
- the cobD gene encoding threonine-phosphate decarboxylase CobD, giving the protein MLEHGGRLRKAAIQYGIAEADWLDLSSGLAPWPWPIPEIPLRAWARLPETDDGLEQAASEYYGAAHLLPVPGSQAAIQLLPRLRRSGKVGVLSPCYAEHAEAWRRAGYVVREVQEQEVDFFLDGLDVLVVVNPNNPTGLTLTPQRLLDWHSRLAQRGGWLVVDEAFMDVTPQLSLAGQAHQVGLIVLRSFGKFFGLAGVRLGFVLAERKLLKLLAEQVGPWAVSGPTRVLGQVCLRDTAGQVQQRVRCIEAGQRLFALLERHGFQPQGGCALFQWLITPHAERMHEFMAQRGILLRLFVHDSSLRFGLPDTEADWLRLDEALIAYKEAT; this is encoded by the coding sequence ATGCTTGAACACGGTGGCCGGCTGCGCAAGGCAGCGATTCAGTACGGGATAGCCGAGGCCGACTGGCTTGATCTCTCCAGCGGCCTTGCGCCCTGGCCCTGGCCGATCCCCGAGATACCCCTGCGCGCCTGGGCACGCCTGCCCGAAACCGACGACGGCCTGGAGCAGGCCGCCAGCGAGTATTACGGCGCTGCGCATCTATTGCCGGTGCCGGGCTCCCAGGCGGCGATCCAGTTGCTGCCACGCCTGCGCCGCTCCGGCAAGGTCGGCGTGCTGTCGCCTTGCTATGCCGAACACGCTGAAGCCTGGCGCCGCGCCGGTTACGTGGTGCGCGAAGTGCAGGAGCAGGAAGTCGATTTCTTCCTTGATGGCCTCGACGTGTTGGTGGTGGTCAACCCCAATAACCCCACCGGCTTGACCCTCACCCCGCAACGCTTGTTGGACTGGCACTCGCGGCTGGCCCAGCGCGGCGGCTGGCTGGTGGTGGATGAAGCGTTCATGGACGTGACCCCGCAACTGAGCCTGGCGGGCCAGGCGCATCAGGTCGGCCTGATTGTGTTGCGCTCGTTCGGTAAATTCTTCGGCCTAGCCGGCGTGCGACTGGGCTTCGTGTTGGCCGAGCGCAAGCTGCTCAAGTTACTGGCCGAGCAGGTCGGCCCTTGGGCCGTCAGCGGGCCGACGCGGGTGTTGGGCCAAGTGTGTTTGCGCGACACGGCCGGGCAGGTGCAGCAACGCGTGCGATGCATCGAGGCCGGCCAGCGCTTGTTCGCCTTGCTGGAGCGCCACGGCTTTCAACCCCAGGGCGGCTGTGCCTTGTTCCAATGGCTGATCACGCCCCACGCCGAACGCATGCACGAATTCATGGCCCAGCGCGGCATCCTGCTGCGCCTGTTTGTCCACGACAGCAGCCTGCGCTTTGGCCTGCCCGATACCGAGGCCGACTGGCTGCGCCTCGACGAGGCCCTGATCGCCTACAAGGAAGCGACATGA
- the cbiB gene encoding adenosylcobinamide-phosphate synthase CbiB, whose translation MSVALLCVAAVALDALLGEPRRWHPLVAFGNFAGRIERRFNSGGRGWRSHGVTAWFIAVVPLTLLATALSWAPYIGWVLEILALYCALGMRSLGEHVMPVAQALRSDDLEQARKRVSYLVSRQTSELDRTEVARAATESVLENGSDAVFAAIFWFVVAGVPGVVLYRLSNTLDAMWGYRNERFERFGWAAAKIDDVLNYIPARLVALTYAVLGKTRLALKCWRTQGPTWDSPNAGPVMAAGAGALGVALGGAAIYHGEVHQRPQLGEGPAADADAIDRGWQLVQRGVWLWLLILCAGAQFYA comes from the coding sequence ATGAGTGTGGCCTTGTTGTGTGTCGCTGCCGTGGCGCTGGATGCGCTGCTGGGCGAACCGAGGCGCTGGCATCCGCTGGTGGCGTTCGGCAATTTCGCCGGGCGCATCGAGCGACGTTTCAACTCCGGGGGGCGCGGCTGGCGCAGCCATGGCGTGACGGCGTGGTTTATCGCCGTGGTGCCGCTGACCCTGCTGGCCACGGCGTTGTCGTGGGCGCCGTATATCGGTTGGGTCCTGGAGATCCTGGCGTTGTATTGCGCCCTCGGCATGCGCAGCCTCGGCGAGCATGTGATGCCGGTGGCCCAGGCCCTGCGCAGCGACGACCTGGAGCAAGCGCGCAAGCGCGTGAGCTACCTGGTCAGCCGCCAGACCAGTGAGCTGGACCGCACCGAAGTCGCCCGCGCCGCCACCGAATCGGTGCTGGAGAACGGCAGCGATGCAGTGTTCGCCGCAATTTTCTGGTTTGTGGTCGCCGGCGTACCGGGCGTGGTGCTTTACCGCCTGAGCAACACCCTCGACGCCATGTGGGGCTACCGCAACGAACGCTTCGAACGTTTCGGCTGGGCAGCGGCAAAAATCGACGATGTGCTGAACTACATTCCTGCGCGCCTGGTGGCCTTGACCTACGCGGTGCTGGGCAAGACGCGCCTGGCGCTCAAATGCTGGCGCACCCAGGGCCCGACCTGGGACAGCCCCAACGCCGGTCCGGTGATGGCCGCCGGTGCAGGTGCCCTGGGCGTGGCGTTGGGCGGTGCGGCGATCTACCACGGTGAGGTGCACCAGCGCCCGCAACTGGGCGAAGGTCCGGCGGCAGATGCCGATGCCATCGACCGGGGCTGGCAACTGGTGCAGCGCGGCGTATGGTTGTGGCTGCTGATCCTATGTGCAGGGGCGCAATTCTATGCTTGA
- the bluB gene encoding 5,6-dimethylbenzimidazole synthase encodes MTDNAFPEADRQAVYRAIAERRDMRHFSGGTVAPELLQRLLQAAHQAPSVGLMQPWRFIRISDRTLRSQIQQVVEEERVRTAEALGERSDEFMKLKVEGIHDCAEVLVAALMDDRERHIFGRRTLPEMDMASLSCAIQNLWLAARVEGLGMGWVSLFEPQALADLLGLPPGAKPLAVLCLGPVTEFYPAPMLQLEGWTEPRPLSDMVYENAWGVSQ; translated from the coding sequence ATGACCGATAACGCCTTTCCCGAGGCCGATCGCCAGGCCGTCTACCGCGCTATCGCCGAACGCCGCGACATGCGCCACTTCAGCGGCGGCACTGTCGCTCCCGAATTGCTGCAACGGCTGCTCCAGGCTGCGCACCAGGCGCCGAGTGTCGGCCTGATGCAGCCGTGGCGTTTTATTCGTATCAGCGACCGCACCTTGCGTAGCCAGATTCAACAGGTGGTGGAAGAAGAGCGCGTACGCACCGCCGAGGCCCTCGGCGAGCGCTCCGACGAATTCATGAAGCTCAAGGTCGAAGGCATTCATGACTGTGCCGAAGTGCTGGTCGCGGCGTTGATGGATGATCGCGAGCGGCACATCTTCGGTCGGCGTACCTTGCCGGAAATGGACATGGCGTCGTTATCCTGCGCGATCCAGAACCTGTGGCTGGCAGCTCGCGTCGAAGGCCTGGGCATGGGCTGGGTCTCGCTGTTCGAGCCCCAGGCGCTGGCCGATCTGCTGGGTTTGCCGCCGGGCGCGAAACCCCTGGCCGTCCTGTGCCTTGGGCCGGTGACCGAGTTTTACCCGGCACCGATGTTGCAACTCGAAGGCTGGACCGAGCCTCGGCCATTGAGTGACATGGTGTATGAGAATGCGTGGGGAGTGAGTCAATGA